One genomic region from uncultured Treponema sp. encodes:
- a CDS encoding MATE family efflux transporter, with protein sequence MSENIKENKMGVMPVTKLLLNMSLPIMLSMLVMACYNIVDSIFVAQINENALTAISLAFPVQTLMIALSIGTAVGVNALLAMKLGQKDSDAVNKIAMNGLFLSVCSFIAFFILGFLFTKPYLKTQTADEQIIQFGSEYLKIITMASFALFVSTMSDRLLQATGRTFYTMITQLVGAITNIILDPLMIFGIGPFPKMGMAGAAWATVIGQIFSAIVSLYFNLKKNPDIHFKLKGFKPDSLIIGQIYKIGIPSILLQSINSVTTYGMNLILGTFSATAIAVYGVYFKLNSFIFMPVFGLTTGMVPIVSYNYGAGNAERIKKTVKSTISIAVSIMIFGIVIFELFPAELLMLFKANEHMLGIGCTAMRIIAPSFIGAAIAITLGSTFQALGKSFLSMTVSFVRQLVILLPVAYFLSRSGKLENVWFCFLVAEVFAISLSSFFMCRIKKTMLDKI encoded by the coding sequence ATGTCAGAAAATATCAAAGAAAACAAAATGGGCGTAATGCCTGTAACAAAGCTTCTTTTAAATATGTCATTGCCGATTATGCTTTCGATGCTGGTAATGGCATGCTACAACATTGTTGATAGTATTTTTGTTGCGCAGATAAATGAAAATGCGCTGACTGCAATATCACTTGCATTTCCTGTTCAAACACTGATGATTGCACTTTCAATAGGAACAGCAGTTGGTGTAAATGCGCTTCTAGCAATGAAGCTTGGACAAAAAGACAGCGATGCAGTAAACAAAATCGCCATGAACGGACTCTTCCTTTCAGTTTGCAGCTTTATTGCTTTTTTTATTCTCGGATTTCTTTTTACAAAACCTTATTTAAAAACACAGACTGCCGACGAACAGATTATTCAATTCGGAAGTGAATATTTAAAAATAATAACAATGGCATCGTTCGCGCTTTTTGTTTCAACAATGTCGGACAGACTTTTGCAGGCAACAGGAAGAACTTTTTACACGATGATAACGCAGCTTGTTGGAGCAATCACAAACATAATTCTTGACCCGCTTATGATTTTTGGAATCGGACCTTTTCCTAAAATGGGAATGGCAGGCGCGGCTTGGGCAACAGTCATCGGACAAATTTTTTCCGCAATAGTTTCGCTTTATTTCAATCTGAAAAAAAATCCTGACATACATTTTAAACTAAAAGGATTCAAGCCGGACTCTCTGATAATCGGCCAGATTTATAAAATCGGAATTCCTTCAATTCTTCTTCAGTCTATAAATTCTGTTACAACTTACGGAATGAATTTAATCCTTGGAACTTTTTCCGCAACGGCAATCGCAGTCTACGGAGTTTATTTTAAACTGAACAGCTTTATCTTTATGCCGGTGTTCGGACTTACAACTGGAATGGTTCCGATTGTCTCGTACAACTACGGAGCAGGAAACGCAGAACGAATCAAGAAAACTGTAAAGTCAACAATTTCAATTGCGGTTTCAATTATGATATTTGGCATTGTAATTTTTGAACTTTTCCCAGCGGAACTTTTGATGCTTTTTAAAGCAAACGAACACATGCTTGGAATTGGATGCACGGCAATGAGAATTATCGCGCCAAGTTTTATCGGAGCGGCAATCGCAATTACGCTAGGCTCAACTTTTCAAGCTTTAGGAAAATCTTTTTTAAGCATGACGGTTTCTTTTGTAAGGCAGCTGGTCATTTTGCTTCCTGTGGCATATTTTCTTTCGCGCAGTGGAAAACTTGAAAATGTTTGGTTCTGCTTTCTCGTTGCGGAAGTTTTTGCAATCAGTCTTTCTTCATTTTTTATGTGCAGAATAAAAAAGACAATGCTCGACAAAATTTAA
- a CDS encoding LysM peptidoglycan-binding domain-containing protein, with product MIMTKKFEYRKNILFLSILFLTVCFSFAETHTVEKGETYYSISRKYGISVDQLCSINNLTVNDVLKVGQKLSIPEKNTEKNSSPPTSPAKNPSSAERKFDTYTVQKGDTFYRIAKVNGISVEELKALNNLDSDTVLKAGQRLKIPVTIVDTSASLPSLPSSDPRKYSEKKGDSSLTWPVKNPTVTYMNGKVSGVQLSAQKNESVTAIRAGTVMYVGNYRGYGQVVFVQAKTGHIYVYSGLGSIKVRKGDYVVFGDSLGTAGTDSIKGTTQVCLMVFQKSNPIDPAKAPRG from the coding sequence ATGATTATGACTAAAAAATTTGAATATAGAAAAAATATTTTGTTTCTTTCAATTCTTTTTTTGACTGTCTGTTTTTCTTTTGCAGAAACTCATACAGTTGAAAAAGGAGAAACTTATTATTCAATCAGCCGCAAATATGGAATTTCTGTAGATCAGCTTTGTTCTATAAACAATCTTACTGTAAATGATGTTTTAAAAGTTGGACAGAAACTTTCGATTCCAGAAAAAAACACTGAAAAAAATTCTTCGCCTCCAACTTCACCTGCAAAAAATCCGTCTAGCGCAGAAAGAAAATTTGACACATACACAGTTCAAAAAGGCGACACTTTTTATAGAATTGCAAAAGTAAACGGAATTTCTGTTGAAGAGCTTAAGGCTTTGAACAATCTTGATTCCGATACAGTTTTAAAGGCCGGGCAGCGTCTGAAAATTCCTGTTACGATTGTTGATACTTCGGCATCTCTTCCTAGCTTGCCTTCAAGTGATCCGCGCAAATATTCTGAGAAAAAAGGCGACTCAAGTTTGACTTGGCCTGTAAAAAATCCGACGGTAACTTACATGAACGGAAAAGTCAGCGGTGTTCAGCTTAGCGCGCAAAAAAATGAAAGTGTAACTGCAATCCGCGCCGGAACCGTTATGTATGTTGGAAACTACAGAGGCTACGGGCAGGTTGTTTTTGTTCAGGCGAAAACCGGACACATCTATGTTTATTCAGGACTTGGCTCTATCAAAGTCCGCAAAGGCGATTATGTTGTGTTTGGCGATTCTTTGGGAACTGCGGGAACAGACAGCATAAAAGGTACAACTCAGGTTTGTCTGATGGTTTTTCAAAAGTCAAATCCTATTGATCCTGCGAAAGCTCCAAGAGGCTAG
- the dapB gene encoding 4-hydroxy-tetrahydrodipicolinate reductase, translating into MKIALVGYGKMGHMLEQSALSFGHSVVSTIDVFAPDAKVKISAGDSKALADAVVSSGADGIIEFTHPTSVLENIKSLLPLKIPMVVGTTGWNDKKDEVASLAEKCGGTIMTSANFSIGVNILYKIVEDAARLANKFSEYDAAIWEMHHNQKADSPSGTAIEIANHLLSEFKRKNSIVTNEFKEKPLPNQLHVSSTRCGSVPGTHKVFFDCEADTIEITHTARSRKGFANGAVHALENLSSMLKEGKLKPGALYGMNDVFPELF; encoded by the coding sequence ATGAAAATTGCATTGGTTGGATATGGAAAAATGGGGCACATGCTTGAGCAGTCCGCATTGTCGTTTGGTCATTCTGTTGTTTCTACAATCGATGTTTTTGCGCCAGATGCCAAAGTGAAAATTTCCGCAGGAGACAGCAAAGCTCTTGCAGATGCAGTTGTGTCTAGCGGCGCGGATGGAATAATTGAGTTTACTCATCCAACTTCTGTTCTTGAAAATATTAAGTCGCTTCTTCCCTTAAAAATTCCTATGGTTGTTGGAACTACAGGCTGGAATGACAAAAAAGATGAAGTTGCTTCTCTTGCTGAAAAATGCGGCGGAACAATTATGACAAGCGCGAATTTTTCCATTGGCGTTAATATTCTTTATAAAATTGTAGAAGATGCCGCTCGCCTTGCAAATAAATTTTCTGAGTATGACGCTGCGATTTGGGAAATGCACCATAATCAAAAAGCTGACAGTCCTTCTGGAACTGCGATTGAAATTGCAAATCATCTGCTTTCTGAATTCAAAAGAAAAAATTCAATTGTAACAAATGAATTCAAGGAAAAGCCTTTGCCTAATCAGCTTCACGTTTCTTCCACAAGATGCGGTTCAGTGCCGGGAACGCACAAAGTTTTCTTTGACTGCGAAGCTGATACAATTGAAATTACTCACACAGCAAGAAGCCGCAAGGGATTTGCAAACGGAGCAGTTCACGCTTTGGAAAATCTTTCTTCCATGCTGAAAGAAGGAAAACTGAAACCCGGCGCATTGTACGGCATGAACGATGTTTTCCCTGAATTGTTTTAA
- a CDS encoding aspartate kinase: MIVMKFGGSSVANADRIKHVAEIIQAYKDERPVVVLSAMGDTTDHLLEAADMAVKGTVDIEKIEKLHIETEKQLDVSVPEIKELLGELKTLLTGISMLHELTKRTRDYLVSFGERMSVRMMSAYLCSLGTESKAFDSWDIGFVSDSNYMAAELLDEVWENIPKHLDGYKNGTSNEIPIVTGFIAKDKNGIITTLGRGGSDLSATMIGAAMKAKEIQTWKDVDGIMTTDPRIVKEARPVDEVTYEEAQELAMFGSQVLHPRSMIPCRKTGTPVRVKNSYNIKSRGTLIVEEHTGTRPLVTAITKVKNVTLIDIQSSRMLGAAGFLAHIFNQFLKWNISIDVIATSEVSVSLTVDGKADLTGLIEDLKRVADVNVKTGKAIVTIICDASRSSVIIAKAFDGLSKEGINVQMISQGASKVNISMLVDTSQADKTVEAIHSVLFA; this comes from the coding sequence ATGATTGTAATGAAATTTGGCGGAAGCTCAGTTGCAAACGCTGACCGCATTAAACATGTAGCCGAAATAATTCAGGCATATAAAGATGAGCGTCCTGTTGTTGTTTTAAGCGCAATGGGAGACACAACAGATCATCTTCTTGAAGCTGCTGACATGGCAGTGAAGGGAACTGTTGACATTGAAAAAATTGAAAAGCTTCATATTGAAACAGAAAAACAGCTTGACGTTTCTGTTCCGGAAATAAAAGAATTGCTTGGCGAATTGAAAACGCTTCTTACTGGAATAAGCATGTTGCATGAACTTACAAAACGCACCAGAGATTATCTTGTGTCTTTTGGCGAACGTATGTCCGTGCGCATGATGTCAGCTTACCTTTGTTCTCTTGGAACTGAATCGAAAGCGTTTGATTCCTGGGACATTGGATTTGTGAGCGATTCAAATTATATGGCGGCTGAACTTTTGGATGAAGTTTGGGAAAATATTCCGAAGCATCTTGATGGATACAAAAACGGAACTTCAAATGAAATTCCTATAGTAACTGGTTTCATTGCCAAAGATAAAAACGGTATCATAACAACTTTGGGTCGCGGCGGAAGCGATTTGAGCGCAACGATGATTGGCGCGGCAATGAAGGCAAAAGAAATTCAGACTTGGAAAGATGTTGACGGAATTATGACAACAGATCCTCGCATTGTAAAAGAAGCCCGTCCTGTTGACGAAGTAACTTACGAGGAAGCGCAGGAGCTTGCAATGTTCGGAAGTCAGGTTCTTCATCCGCGTAGCATGATTCCTTGCAGAAAAACTGGAACTCCTGTCCGCGTAAAAAACAGCTACAACATAAAAAGCCGCGGCACTCTTATTGTTGAAGAGCATACAGGAACTCGTCCGCTTGTAACTGCGATTACAAAAGTAAAAAATGTAACGCTCATAGATATTCAGTCTAGCCGAATGCTTGGAGCCGCCGGATTTCTTGCGCATATTTTCAATCAGTTTTTAAAATGGAATATCAGCATTGACGTGATTGCGACTTCCGAAGTTTCTGTCAGTTTGACTGTTGATGGAAAAGCGGATTTGACAGGGCTTATTGAAGATTTAAAGCGCGTGGCTGATGTCAACGTAAAAACTGGCAAGGCGATTGTTACAATAATTTGCGACGCTTCAAGATCCAGCGTGATTATTGCAAAGGCATTTGACGGACTTTCAAAAGAAGGAATAAATGTTCAGATGATAAGCCAAGGCGCAAGCAAAGTCAACATAAGCATGCTTGTGGATACAAGTCAGGCGGACAAAACTGTTGAAGCGATTCATTCAGTTCTTTTTGCTTAA
- a CDS encoding DUF1015 domain-containing protein, producing the protein MENFEQFGIQIPEILLPRKKDLKTWCVVACDQYTQDFDYWKKAEEIVGSSPSTLNLILPEIFLSSSDKNERIKKIRQTMKKYLDENIFDSPEKEFIYVERKTCYGRIRHGLVAAIDLETYEWKPFSKSLIRATEATIPERIPVRKEIRKDAPLELPHIMLLVNDSEHCLVEEAGIEAKKNPPVYDGDLMMNAGHISGWAVKSKETFEKISSALEKLKKQNSDSDGNSFLFAVGDGNHSLATAKAVWDECKNSDSPDLNARYALVEIVNIYDSGLTFEPIHRVLFNCDASKLISFLNEKLDGELAEETSENVLEKNVKSSKADFGFVFKENEKQKYFRIKTKIQELAISRLQPLLDEFISCNKEIEIDYIHGNEEVFRLGAQKNAVAILLPPIAKDSFFETISSRGPLPRKSFSMGEASEKRFYLECRKLFSADRLSVNP; encoded by the coding sequence ATGGAAAATTTTGAGCAGTTTGGAATACAAATCCCGGAAATTCTTTTGCCTCGAAAAAAGGATTTAAAAACTTGGTGCGTTGTGGCGTGCGATCAGTATACGCAGGATTTTGATTATTGGAAAAAAGCAGAGGAAATTGTCGGCAGTTCTCCTTCAACTTTGAATTTGATTTTGCCGGAAATTTTTCTTTCTTCTTCAGATAAAAATGAGCGGATAAAAAAAATCCGCCAGACAATGAAAAAATATCTTGATGAAAATATTTTTGATTCGCCTGAAAAAGAATTTATTTATGTTGAGCGAAAAACTTGCTATGGAAGAATTCGCCACGGTCTTGTTGCTGCGATTGATTTGGAAACTTATGAATGGAAGCCGTTTTCAAAAAGTTTAATCCGCGCTACGGAAGCTACAATTCCAGAAAGAATTCCTGTTCGAAAAGAAATCAGAAAAGATGCGCCGCTTGAGCTTCCGCACATTATGCTTCTGGTGAACGATTCTGAACATTGCCTTGTGGAAGAAGCTGGCATTGAAGCTAAAAAAAATCCGCCGGTTTATGACGGAGACTTGATGATGAATGCCGGCCACATTTCAGGCTGGGCTGTAAAATCAAAAGAAACCTTTGAAAAAATTTCTTCTGCGCTTGAAAAATTAAAAAAGCAAAATTCTGACAGCGACGGAAATTCTTTTTTGTTTGCTGTTGGAGACGGAAACCATTCTTTGGCGACTGCAAAAGCTGTTTGGGACGAATGCAAAAATTCTGATTCGCCAGATTTAAATGCGCGCTATGCTCTTGTTGAAATTGTAAACATTTATGATTCTGGTTTGACCTTTGAGCCGATTCACCGTGTTCTTTTTAATTGCGATGCTTCCAAACTGATTTCTTTTTTAAATGAAAAACTTGACGGCGAGCTTGCAGAAGAAACAAGTGAAAATGTTTTGGAAAAAAATGTAAAAAGTTCCAAGGCAGATTTTGGTTTTGTTTTTAAAGAAAATGAAAAGCAAAAATATTTCAGAATAAAAACAAAAATTCAGGAACTTGCAATTAGCCGTCTTCAGCCGTTGCTTGATGAATTTATTTCATGCAACAAAGAAATTGAAATTGACTATATTCACGGAAATGAAGAAGTTTTCAGGCTTGGCGCGCAAAAAAATGCAGTTGCAATTCTTCTTCCTCCGATTGCAAAAGATTCGTTCTTTGAAACAATTTCTAGTCGCGGACCTTTGCCTAGAAAAAGTTTCAGCATGGGAGAAGCAAGCGAAAAACGGTTCTATCTTGAATGCCGAAAACTTTTTTCAGCCGATAGACTTTCAGTTAATCCTTAA
- a CDS encoding HPF/RaiA family ribosome-associated protein produces the protein MTKSISAQGFTLDSDQTALINKKLERISYAENLIVDLIMHVKEDKKFYFDTTVNFRWGGNAHVTGDDFDFAAALNKMMDVLDTKIKKEKDKVQEKK, from the coding sequence ATGACAAAATCAATATCTGCACAGGGCTTTACTTTGGATTCAGACCAGACAGCTCTTATCAACAAAAAACTGGAACGCATAAGCTACGCTGAAAATCTTATCGTTGACTTGATTATGCACGTAAAGGAAGACAAAAAATTTTACTTTGATACAACTGTTAACTTTAGATGGGGCGGCAATGCTCATGTTACAGGCGATGATTTTGACTTTGCAGCTGCGCTCAACAAAATGATGGATGTTCTTGATACAAAAATCAAGAAAGAAAAAGATAAGGTCCAAGAGAAAAAATAA
- a CDS encoding Na/Pi cotransporter family protein: MSISSILSIFLQFFGSLCFLLFGMKMMSDGIQKSAGDKLQAALHLMTGNRFTGFFTGCFLTMIIQSSGATTVMVVSFVNAGLIELSKSIAVILGANVGTTITAWIVAIFGFNFEISAFAIPLFGIGYLFTIIKKIKNPGLGQAIMGFGILFIALQWLSSTISLNSGAMNFLPALQDKGTLSYLIAFLIGIFVTAMIHSSSAMTAIVITMAYNQILTWEFSAAIIIGSNVGSTIDSIMASFGANANAKRTMLVHVLFNSVTAIVALIFIKPFTQLVDLIVPGTVTENITMHIAMLHSMFNIIGSVFFMPFVNPLCKLTHLIIKDDKASLPSIYKFEFPERAAHESPTIPVVSAQMEVRRMADISVQMFDRLQYGLTDLSGRFVVDHYDNLVREEDYLDQMQEQLTKYLLKCAQLDIDDKLRENINVMISITGELESMSDDCLSIGVYLKRITEKHYVFKKEDFDRLIPYLELARQLLQFIYKNINKALSKEQLDFANELESQIDAERKALKKIARKRLEDGADVKAELLYMDLVRQIEKIGDRCFNIAEQLALTK, from the coding sequence ATGAGCATTTCGAGCATATTGTCTATATTCCTTCAGTTTTTTGGCAGTCTTTGTTTTCTTCTTTTTGGAATGAAAATGATGAGCGATGGAATCCAGAAGTCTGCGGGAGACAAACTTCAGGCTGCTCTTCATCTTATGACGGGAAACCGATTTACCGGATTTTTTACAGGCTGTTTTTTGACTATGATAATTCAGTCTTCCGGGGCTACAACTGTCATGGTTGTTTCTTTTGTAAACGCCGGGCTTATTGAGCTAAGCAAATCGATTGCCGTGATTCTGGGCGCAAATGTCGGAACAACGATAACGGCTTGGATTGTCGCGATATTCGGCTTTAACTTTGAAATTTCAGCATTTGCGATTCCGCTTTTTGGCATTGGCTATCTTTTTACAATCATAAAGAAAATTAAAAATCCGGGGCTTGGACAAGCCATTATGGGATTTGGAATTCTTTTTATTGCGTTGCAGTGGCTTTCAAGCACGATTTCGCTTAATTCAGGCGCAATGAATTTTCTTCCGGCTTTGCAGGACAAAGGAACTTTAAGCTATCTTATTGCTTTTTTAATCGGAATTTTTGTTACTGCGATGATTCATTCTTCGTCCGCTATGACGGCGATTGTAATTACGATGGCGTACAACCAGATTCTTACTTGGGAATTTTCCGCGGCAATTATAATCGGAAGCAACGTAGGCTCGACTATAGATTCCATTATGGCTTCGTTTGGGGCAAATGCAAATGCAAAGCGCACAATGCTTGTCCATGTTTTGTTCAATTCTGTAACTGCAATTGTCGCCTTGATTTTTATAAAGCCTTTTACGCAGCTTGTGGATTTAATTGTTCCGGGAACTGTTACAGAAAATATTACAATGCACATAGCGATGCTTCATTCGATGTTTAACATAATCGGCTCTGTTTTCTTTATGCCGTTTGTAAATCCGCTTTGCAAGCTTACGCATCTTATTATAAAAGACGACAAGGCTTCGCTTCCTTCTATATATAAGTTTGAATTTCCTGAACGCGCCGCGCATGAGTCTCCTACAATTCCTGTTGTTTCAGCGCAAATGGAAGTACGACGGATGGCTGATATTTCTGTGCAGATGTTTGACAGGCTTCAGTACGGACTTACTGATTTGTCCGGGCGATTTGTTGTGGACCATTACGATAATCTTGTGCGGGAAGAAGATTACCTTGACCAGATGCAGGAACAGCTTACAAAGTATCTTTTAAAATGTGCCCAGCTTGATATTGATGACAAGCTCCGTGAAAATATCAATGTGATGATTTCGATTACTGGCGAGCTTGAATCTATGTCTGATGACTGCCTGAGCATTGGCGTTTACCTAAAGCGAATAACAGAAAAACATTACGTATTTAAAAAGGAAGATTTTGACCGTTTGATTCCTTATCTTGAACTTGCGCGGCAATTGCTTCAGTTTATCTATAAAAATATTAACAAGGCTCTTTCAAAGGAACAGCTTGATTTTGCGAATGAACTTGAATCTCAGATTGACGCAGAACGCAAAGCTTTGAAAAAAATAGCACGCAAACGGCTTGAAGACGGTGCAGATGTAAAGGCCGAGCTTTTGTACATGGATTTGGTGCGCCAGATAGAAAAAATTGGCGACCGCTGCTTTAACATCGCAGAACAGCTTGCTCTTACAAAATAA
- a CDS encoding NlpC/P60 family protein, with amino-acid sequence MKSKFLFAPFLFCFAILFVSCNFNNDSDDTTEIDCPEEIVSRAFRFAELYKDSDTVYELGGQAPVRSAIAIDCSGLVVMCYKYAMVDTKYSLLASDMTASYMCENASSHVALEQMRQGDLIFMGEADSSNVSHIALFDRMENGNVYFIDSTEKDDISGVTCRYYAASDSHFKSFGVMKIQY; translated from the coding sequence GTGAAAAGCAAATTTTTATTTGCTCCTTTTTTGTTCTGTTTCGCCATTCTGTTTGTTTCCTGCAATTTCAACAATGATTCCGATGATACTACTGAAATAGACTGTCCTGAGGAAATTGTCTCGCGCGCGTTCCGTTTTGCCGAGCTGTACAAAGATTCTGATACGGTTTACGAGCTGGGCGGTCAGGCTCCTGTGCGCTCTGCGATTGCCATAGATTGCTCGGGGCTTGTCGTGATGTGCTACAAATACGCAATGGTCGATACAAAATATTCTTTGCTTGCTTCGGATATGACGGCATCTTATATGTGCGAAAACGCTTCGTCCCATGTTGCGCTGGAGCAAATGCGGCAGGGCGACTTGATTTTCATGGGCGAGGCTGATTCTTCCAATGTGTCGCATATCGCGCTTTTTGACCGCATGGAAAACGGAAATGTCTATTTTATCGACAGCACGGAAAAAGACGACATCAGCGGTGTTACTTGCCGATATTACGCCGCCAGTGATTCGCACTTTAAGTCGTTCGGCGTGATGAAGATCCAGTACTGA
- the efp gene encoding elongation factor P — protein sequence MLSTNEIKVGTAFMFEGSPFIVQKMLGQKAGRQGITVKLRVKNIVTGGTQDLGLDAGEKFDDVDLVEKNVKLSYIDGDDFHFMDQETYEDVMLSKEDLGDNAGYISPDDDYDVTITYYEGKPVGVKLPINVVRVITYCEPGIKGDTSGKSLKPATLDTGMEVRVPLFCNTDDKIVIDTRDGSFVERAKDK from the coding sequence ATGTTATCAACAAACGAAATTAAAGTTGGAACAGCTTTTATGTTTGAAGGCTCTCCTTTTATTGTTCAGAAAATGCTTGGTCAGAAAGCCGGACGTCAGGGAATTACAGTAAAGCTTCGTGTAAAAAATATTGTTACAGGCGGAACTCAGGATTTGGGTCTTGATGCTGGTGAAAAATTTGACGATGTTGACCTTGTAGAAAAAAATGTAAAGCTTTCTTATATCGACGGTGATGATTTTCACTTTATGGATCAGGAAACTTACGAAGATGTTATGCTTTCAAAGGAAGATTTGGGAGACAACGCTGGATACATTTCTCCTGATGATGACTACGATGTAACAATCACATATTATGAAGGAAAGCCGGTTGGCGTAAAACTTCCTATTAACGTTGTGCGCGTAATCACATACTGCGAGCCAGGAATCAAAGGCGATACTTCTGGAAAATCTTTGAAGCCTGCAACTCTCGATACAGGAATGGAAGTAAGAGTTCCTTTGTTCTGCAACACAGATGATAAAATCGTAATCGACACAAGAGACGGTTCATTTGTAGAAAGAGCAAAAGACAAATAA
- the earP gene encoding elongation factor P maturation arginine rhamnosyltransferase EarP, which translates to MEITVLCKVVDNFGDIGVVFRLCRALSELKKNLEIRLVVSNLDSFAKISKGIDSAKSFQEFCGWKIFDWNDNELCKKEFSENPPEFILECFQCGRPEWLEEILFSPQFNLNVQIVNVEYLTAESWADDFHLLKSGTRSAKIKKINFMPGFTKKTGGLILDKNFMRCLSEKNYALNLVKQNLDKKIFSENFSDSFKILIFSYPKNFDFLASAIKEFSVSKKVLVFVAPGAGADSAKISLEKFKVDFVCLPFMQQEVWDAFLSLMDFSFVRGEDSFSRCCLLGNPFIWNIYPQEEEFHIVKLNVFLQKIKIPQIEKFSFLYNRNFEAACCPEALEILEEKKLPSENEKINSEMKNEILSLLKNSEKLKPEFKKFSDEILKNGNLAENLLKFLETKIPR; encoded by the coding sequence ATGGAAATTACAGTTTTGTGCAAAGTCGTTGATAATTTTGGCGACATCGGAGTTGTTTTTCGTTTGTGCCGCGCGCTTTCCGAGTTGAAAAAAAATCTTGAAATTCGGCTTGTTGTAAGCAACCTTGATTCGTTTGCAAAAATTTCAAAAGGCATAGATTCGGCGAAGTCGTTTCAGGAATTCTGCGGATGGAAAATTTTTGACTGGAACGACAATGAGCTTTGCAAAAAAGAATTTTCAGAGAATCCGCCGGAATTTATTTTGGAATGTTTTCAATGCGGCCGCCCGGAATGGCTTGAAGAAATTTTATTTTCGCCTCAGTTTAATTTGAATGTTCAGATTGTGAACGTTGAATATTTGACAGCTGAATCTTGGGCTGATGATTTTCATCTATTAAAAAGCGGCACACGTTCTGCAAAAATAAAAAAAATAAATTTCATGCCGGGCTTTACAAAAAAAACTGGCGGCTTGATTTTGGACAAAAATTTTATGCGTTGTCTTTCTGAAAAAAATTATGCCTTGAATCTTGTAAAACAAAATCTTGATAAAAAAATTTTTTCAGAAAATTTTTCTGATTCATTTAAAATTCTGATTTTTTCTTATCCAAAGAATTTTGATTTTTTAGCTTCCGCGATAAAAGAATTTTCAGTTTCAAAAAAAGTTCTTGTTTTTGTTGCGCCCGGTGCTGGAGCAGATTCAGCAAAAATTTCCTTGGAAAAATTTAAAGTTGATTTTGTCTGTCTTCCGTTTATGCAGCAGGAAGTTTGGGACGCTTTTTTGTCGCTTATGGATTTTTCTTTTGTGCGCGGGGAAGATTCGTTCAGCCGATGTTGTCTTTTGGGAAATCCGTTTATATGGAACATTTATCCGCAGGAAGAAGAATTTCACATTGTAAAACTGAACGTGTTTTTGCAAAAAATAAAAATTCCGCAGATTGAAAAATTTTCTTTTTTGTACAATCGAAATTTTGAAGCTGCTTGCTGCCCAGAAGCTTTGGAAATTCTTGAAGAAAAAAAACTTCCGTCAGAAAATGAAAAAATAAATTCAGAAATGAAAAATGAAATTCTTTCCTTGCTGAAAAATTCTGAAAAGTTAAAACCGGAATTTAAAAAATTTTCCGATGAAATTTTAAAGAACGGAAATCTTGCTGAAAATCTTTTGAAATTTCTTGAAACGAAAATTCCGCGCTAA